Below is a window of Mycolicibacterium chitae DNA.
TGGTCTCGGGGTCCAGGTACGGCTCGTGCAGCGGCTTGCCGTCGACGGTCAGGCCCGTCTCGGCGCGGCACTGCACGGTCTGTCCGCCGACGGCGATGATCCGCTTCACCAGGTCGTTCTGGTCGGGCGGGACGAAACCGATGACCGACAGTGCGTCCTGCACCCAGCGGATCGCGGTGTTGTCCGAGCGGATCGACTTATAGCCGACGTTCCACGACGGCGGGCCCTTGAAGACCACCACGTCGCCGGGTCCCGGTTCGGTGAACCGATAGGACAGCTTCTCGACCATGATCCGGTCGCCCACACACCCCGGGCAGCCGTGCAGCGTGGGCTCCATCGACTCCGAGGGAATCAGGTAGGGCCGTGCGATGAACGTCAGCATCACGTAGTAGAGAACGAGCGCGATCACCACCAGGATCGCGGCTTCGCGAAGCGCGGAATGCTTCTTGGTCTTCGCGCTGCCGTCCTCGTTGCCACCCTCGGAGGGGGGCGGGGCCTGCCGTGCAGATTCGGCCGAGTCCTCGGTGTCGGTCACGGGATCAGCGTAGCCAGGGGCCGAAGGCGACCGCGCAGCGCAGCGTGCGCGGGTCGCGCAAGATCAGCGCTTCTCCTTGATCTTGGCCTTCTTGCCACGCAGTTCGCGCAGGTAGTACAGCTTGGCCCGGCGCACGTCGCCGCGGGTCAGCACCTCGATGCGGTCGACGTTGGGCGAGTGGATCGGGAAGGTGCGCTCGACACCGACGCCGTAGCTCTCCTTGCGGACGGTGAACGTCTCGCGGACACCGCCACCCTGGCGGCGGATGACGACGCCCTTGAAGACCTGGATACGTTCCTTGGTGCCCTCGATGACCTTCACGTGCACGTTCACGGTGTCGCCGGCGCCGAAGGCCGGGATGTCGTCGCGCAGCGACGCCTGGTCGACGAAGTCCAGCGTGTTCATCGGTGACTCTTCCTTGCGGTCGCGGCTCATTGCAGCACCGTCCGCTCGTGGGAGCGATGCGGTTGCCGAGCCGATGTTCGGGCTAAATTACGTTCTCACATGGTTCTCGCGCCGCCGATGCAGACACCAGCAGGCGCGGACAACTGCTCAATTGTGCCAGATCAGACCCACTGGAGTGAAATCGCCACCGACGGCGCGCGTCAGGTCCGCGCGGATTAGGGTGAAAACGCGGGCGACCACGCCATTACGACGACATTACGCGGCCCGAGTCCGGTGAGGAGATGCCCACGATGCGTCGCGCTGTCGCGACTGTGACGATCGCGGTACTGCTGGCCACCTGCGCGGGTTGCGAGGCGCGCGTCTACGGCAACCCGGGCCACCAGCCCGAGGGTCCCGGCCTGACCGCGGTCCCCGCCGCCCCCACCGACGCGACCCCCCTGGCCCCGCCCGCTGCGGCCGCTGCCTCGTTGGCCGACCTGGCCCTCCGCGCCGAGCAGGCGGTCGCGGAGGCCGCCGAGAGGGGCGCCGACATCTCGTTCCGGATGCTCGACCGCCAGACCGGCCGACAGGTCGCCGCCGGGGCGCCCGGGCTGGCCACCGCGTCGGTGGTCAAGCTGTTCATCGCCGACGACCTGTTGATGCGCGAGCCGGACCTGTCGGCGGCCGACCGCGAATCGCTGGACGTCATGCTGCGGTCCTCCGACGACAATGCGGCCGAGGAATTCTGGAACCGCGGCGGCGGCGAGGAGATCATCGGCCGGGTCGCCGCGCGCTACGGCCTGGCCGCCACCGCGCCGCCGAGCAACGGGCGCTGGTGGAACACCGTCAGCACGACCGAGGATCTGGTGCGGTTCTACGACAAGCTGCTCGACGGCTCCGGCGGACTGCCGCCCGAGCGGGCCAACATCATCCTCAACGACCTGGCCCAGTCGACGCCCGAGGGGATCGACGGGTATCCGCAGCGGTTCGGCATTCCCGACGGCCTGCCGGGCGAACCCGTTGCGGTCAAACAGGGTTGGATGTGCTGCATCGGTCCCGACTGGATGCACCTGTCCAGCGGCATCGTCGGCGCCGACCGCCGCTACGTGATGGTGGTCTACGCGCTGCAGCCCACCGACGACGCCACCGCACGCAACACCATCACCGACGCCATCCGGACCATCTTCCCCACCGGCCGGATCTGAGCGCGGCTCAGTCCAGCAGGTCCGGGCGGCGTTCGCGGGTGCGTTGCAGCGACTGTTCGTGGCGCCAGGCCGCGATCTTCGCGTGGTCACCGGAGAGCAGGATCTCCGGCACGTCCAGGCCGCGCCAACTCGGTGGGCGGGTGTAGCTCGGCCCCTCCAGCAGGCCGTCGGAGTGCGAATCCTCTTGGTGTGACGCGGGATTGCCCAGCACGTCGGGCAGCAGCCGGACGACGGCCTCGATCATCACCAGCGCCGCGGACTCGCCCCCGGCCAGCACGTAGTCGCCGATCGAGAGTTCCTCGACGCGCATCCGGCGCGCGGCGTCCTCGGCCACCCGCTGATCGATGCCCTCGTAGCGGCCGCACGCGAAGACCAGGTGCTTCTCGGTGCTGAACCGCGCCGCGGTGGCCTGGTCGAACAGCTTGCCGGCGGGTGCCGGCACCACCAGAAGGGAATCTTGCGAACAGATCTCGTCCAGCGCCGACCCCCAGACCGGGGCCTTCATCACCATGCCCGGCCCGCCGCCGTACGGCGAGTCGTCGACCGAGCGGTGCACGTCGTGGGTCCAGCGCCGCAGGTCGTGCACGCCGAGGTCGACGATGCCGGCCTCGATCGCCTTGCCCGGCAACGCCTGCCGCAGCGGCAGCAGGTAGTCCGGGAAGATGGTGATGACGTCGATACGCATGGCGGCCACTACTCCAGGTCCAGCAGACCGTCCGGCGGATCGATCTCGATGACCCCGTCGGCCAGGGACACCGTCGGCACGATCGCGGTGACGAACGGCACCAGGATCTCGGTCCCCGCCGGGGTTTTCACGCTCAGTAGTTCGCCACCCGCGGTGTGCAGCACCTCGGCGACCGTGCCGACCTCGACCCCGTCGACCGTGCGCACCGCGAGGTTCTCGAGCTGGTGGTCGTAGTACTCCTCGGGGTCCGCGGTGGGCGGCAGGTCCGCGGAATCCACCACGAACAGGGTGCCGCGCAGCGCCTCGGCGGCGTTGCGGTCGCCGATCCCGGCCAGGCGCACCAGCAGCCGGTTGCCGTGGGTACGCGCCGACTCGACGGTGTAGCTGCCGGCCGGAGCGCCGCGAGAGGCCTTGGCACGCAGCGTGTTCCCGGGGGCAAACCGAACGTCCGGATCATCGGTGCGGATGTCCACGACGACCTCACCGGTGATGCCGTGGGCCTTGGCGACCCGACCGACTACCAGCTCCACGAGAGCACCAGGACCTACTGGTCGGTGTCCACCACGTCGACGCGGATACCACGACCGCCGATTCCGGCGACCAGGGTGCGCAGGGCGGTCGCGGTGCGTCCGCCCCGGCCGATCACCTTGCCGAGGTCGTCGGGGTGGACATGCACCTCGACGGTGCGACCACGGCGGGAGGTGACCATGTCGACGCGAACGTCTTCGGGGTTGTCGACGATTCCGCGCACCAGGTGCTCAACGGCGTCGACGACGACCGTGCTCATTCTGCGGGCGCCTCGGTGGCGGTCTCGGCCTTCTCGGCCTCAGCAGTCTCACCGGCCTTCTCGTCGGCCTTGTCTTCAGCCTTCTTGGCCGGCGCCTTCTTCTTCTTCAGCGTGGTGGCCTCGCCGCTGGGGGCACCGTCGGCCTCGGCCAGCGCGGCGTTGAACAGGTCCAGCTTGCTGGGCTTGGGCTCCTTGACCTTCAGGGTGCCCTCGGCGCCCGGCAGGCCCTTGAACTTCTGCCAGTCGCCGGTGATCTTCAGCAGTGCCAGCACGGGCTCGGTGGGCTGCGCGCCCACGCTCAGCCAGTACTGCACGCGCTCGGAGTCGATCTCGATCAGGCTGGGCTCTTCCTTCGGGTGGTACCGGCCGATGACCTCGATGGAACGTCCGTCGCGGCGGGTGCGCGCATCGGCGACCGCGATGCGGTACTGCGGATTGCGGATCTTCCCGAGTCGGGTGAGCTTGATCTTGACAGCCATGGTGAAGTCTTTTCTCCTACGATTGCCACGCTGCAATTCAGCGATGCGGGCGGGTTGCCCGATCCGGTTTTGCCTCGCGTGTGTGACGCCGCGCGGCGCATCCTTCTGAGGAAGCCGCGGGGCAGACAGCGGACCATTGTGCCAGAACGGCCCGCCCGAGTGGAAATCACAGCAGCTTGTCGAAGCACTTCTCCTCCACCCGACGGGTCAGGCGCCACCCGTCGGGGGTGCGGAGCAGCTCGTCGCAGTACCAGATCCCGACGAAGAGCACCTGCTTGGTGGTCTCGTCGAACACCAACGGGTTGAAGCAGATGGTGCGCGCCGTGGCCGTGTCCCCGTCGACGCGGATGTCGAAGTTGCCCAGCATGTGCGAGTAGGCCGGGAAGTTCGGGAGCACCTCGCCCAGCCACGCCTTGACCTCCGGATAGTGCCCGTCGACGCCCCCGGAGACCCGGTAGTCGATGTAGGCGTCCGGGGTGAACACCCGGTCCAGGTCGTCGAAGCGGCGCTGATCGATCGCCGAGGCGTAGTCGACCAGCAACTGCTGGATCTCGAGGCGGTCGGAGATCTCTGCCAAACTCAGCACGCCCCCATTGAACACGGTCGGACACCCCGTAGCCCCCACAACCCGGCGTCGCCTAACTAAGGTCACCCTAACTATCTGGCTGGCTGGAGGGCCCCGTGTCTGAATCTTCCGACTTTTCGCTGCTCGTCGCCTACGGCAGTGACATGGGCAGCGCCGAATACGTCGCCATGCAATTCGCCGAGGCCACCACGGCGATCGGCATCGCGGCCGAGGAGATCGAACTCAATCAGGTGGCCCTGGCCGACCTGCAGACCGCGACGCACTTCGTGGTCGTGGTCTCGACCTTCGGCGACGGCGAGTTTCCCGACAACGCGACGCTGTTCTGGGAGGAGTTGAGCGCGCCGGCGGCCGCCCGCCTCGAGCATCTGAGCTTCGCGGTGCTGGCCCTCGGCGACAGCGGCTACGAATTGTTCTGCAACGCCGGACGATTGCTCGACGACCGCCTCGAGGAACTCGGCGCGACGCGGCTGGCCGACCGCTACGAGATCGACGGCCACTACGAACCGGAGTCTGGGACCTGGATCGCCGACACCACCAAGATCTTCGCGGCCCTGCACGCCGAGGGTTCGTCCGCGTCGGTGAGCATCAGCACGGAACCCGTTGCCGCGCCGGAGAAGTCACCGGAGAAGTCAGGCTGGGACCGCAACAATCCCTATGTGGCGACGCTGTCCGTCAACCGGCTGCTGTCGGCCCCGGGTGCGGACAAGGAGGTCCGCCACTTCGAGATCGACCTGGCCGACTCGGGCATCAGCTATGCGGCCGGGGACTCGGTGGCCGTGCACCCCGTCAACGACCCGCGGCTGGTCGAGGCGATGCTGGCCGCCCTGCGCGTCGGCCCTGACCACGTCGTCGACGGCCACGACCTCCCGCTGGGCACGCTGCTGGCCGAACACCTCGAGATCCGCATCCCGTCGCGGGCCCTGCAGGCCCTGGTCGGGGGCCGCACCCGCGACGCCGAGGCCGCGGCCGCCCTCGGCGGCGCCGATCCCGAACAGCAGAACGCCTGGCTCTACGGTCGCGACGTGCTGGACCTGCTGGAGTTGGCCGACCTGGGTGTCGACGAGGTGGTCGAGACGCTGCGGCCCCTGCAGTTCCGGGACTACTCCATCTCGTCGAGTCCGCTGGCCCACCCGGACCGCGTGCACCTGACGGTGGCGACCGTCGAGTACACCCGCCCGACCCGCCGCCACGGCGGGGTCGCCTCCACCTATCTGGCGCGGCGCTGCGATTCGGTGCGGGTGCATCTGCG
It encodes the following:
- the trmD gene encoding tRNA (guanosine(37)-N1)-methyltransferase TrmD, which produces MRIDVITIFPDYLLPLRQALPGKAIEAGIVDLGVHDLRRWTHDVHRSVDDSPYGGGPGMVMKAPVWGSALDEICSQDSLLVVPAPAGKLFDQATAARFSTEKHLVFACGRYEGIDQRVAEDAARRMRVEELSIGDYVLAGGESAALVMIEAVVRLLPDVLGNPASHQEDSHSDGLLEGPSYTRPPSWRGLDVPEILLSGDHAKIAAWRHEQSLQRTRERRPDLLD
- a CDS encoding nuclear transport factor 2 family protein; the encoded protein is MLSLAEISDRLEIQQLLVDYASAIDQRRFDDLDRVFTPDAYIDYRVSGGVDGHYPEVKAWLGEVLPNFPAYSHMLGNFDIRVDGDTATARTICFNPLVFDETTKQVLFVGIWYCDELLRTPDGWRLTRRVEEKCFDKLL
- the lepB gene encoding signal peptidase I; this encodes MTDTEDSAESARQAPPPSEGGNEDGSAKTKKHSALREAAILVVIALVLYYVMLTFIARPYLIPSESMEPTLHGCPGCVGDRIMVEKLSYRFTEPGPGDVVVFKGPPSWNVGYKSIRSDNTAIRWVQDALSVIGFVPPDQNDLVKRIIAVGGQTVQCRAETGLTVDGKPLHEPYLDPETMNADPAIYPCLGNEFGPVTVPDERLWVMGDNRTHSADSRAHCTSTPEDAQEGLICTGDPMNGTIPVENVIGKAQFIAWPPSRWGGVNSVNPQQGG
- a CDS encoding diflavin oxidoreductase, which translates into the protein MSESSDFSLLVAYGSDMGSAEYVAMQFAEATTAIGIAAEEIELNQVALADLQTATHFVVVVSTFGDGEFPDNATLFWEELSAPAAARLEHLSFAVLALGDSGYELFCNAGRLLDDRLEELGATRLADRYEIDGHYEPESGTWIADTTKIFAALHAEGSSASVSISTEPVAAPEKSPEKSGWDRNNPYVATLSVNRLLSAPGADKEVRHFEIDLADSGISYAAGDSVAVHPVNDPRLVEAMLAALRVGPDHVVDGHDLPLGTLLAEHLEIRIPSRALQALVGGRTRDAEAAAALGGADPEQQNAWLYGRDVLDLLELADLGVDEVVETLRPLQFRDYSISSSPLAHPDRVHLTVATVEYTRPTRRHGGVASTYLARRCDSVRVHLRPNTAFRLPAPDVPIIMVGPGTGVAPFRGFLQERRTLGAAGKSWLFFGDRRRATHYLYGEELEGFVDSGHLTRLDLAFSRDGNAGATKRYVQHRMLEQAGELWSWLQDGAYFYVCGNADRMARDVDKTLHEVVATGGGLDADAAHGYVNQLIKDHRYVRDVY
- a CDS encoding RNA-binding protein → MSTVVVDAVEHLVRGIVDNPEDVRVDMVTSRRGRTVEVHVHPDDLGKVIGRGGRTATALRTLVAGIGGRGIRVDVVDTDQ
- the rpsP gene encoding 30S ribosomal protein S16 — protein: MAVKIKLTRLGKIRNPQYRIAVADARTRRDGRSIEVIGRYHPKEEPSLIEIDSERVQYWLSVGAQPTEPVLALLKITGDWQKFKGLPGAEGTLKVKEPKPSKLDLFNAALAEADGAPSGEATTLKKKKAPAKKAEDKADEKAGETAEAEKAETATEAPAE
- the rimM gene encoding ribosome maturation factor RimM (Essential for efficient processing of 16S rRNA) gives rise to the protein MELVVGRVAKAHGITGEVVVDIRTDDPDVRFAPGNTLRAKASRGAPAGSYTVESARTHGNRLLVRLAGIGDRNAAEALRGTLFVVDSADLPPTADPEEYYDHQLENLAVRTVDGVEVGTVAEVLHTAGGELLSVKTPAGTEILVPFVTAIVPTVSLADGVIEIDPPDGLLDLE
- the rplS gene encoding 50S ribosomal protein L19, whose amino-acid sequence is MNTLDFVDQASLRDDIPAFGAGDTVNVHVKVIEGTKERIQVFKGVVIRRQGGGVRETFTVRKESYGVGVERTFPIHSPNVDRIEVLTRGDVRRAKLYYLRELRGKKAKIKEKR